Proteins from one Ranitomeya variabilis isolate aRanVar5 chromosome 1, aRanVar5.hap1, whole genome shotgun sequence genomic window:
- the PTGR2 gene encoding prostaglandin reductase 2 isoform X6 — MKVQRMVLASRPGNDGEPVTENFRLEEADVTEELMDGQVLTQTLYISVDPYLRCRMNEDTGTDYIQAWKINEVLDSGGIGVVEQSRHRNIKPGEIVTRFSWPWQTKCVLEGNSLTKLSPGWKKLPCQSGPDGKDGKSERFHQKERQW, encoded by the exons ATGAAGGTTCAGAGGATGGTGCTGGCATCTCGGCCCG GAAATGATGGGGAGCCCGTAACTGAAAACTTCCGCCTGGAGGAAGCAGATGTTACAGAGGAGCTGATGGATGGACAAGTGCTGACCCAAACCTTGTATATTTCTGTGGATCCTTACCTG CGCTGCCGCATGAACGAAGACACTGGTACCGATTATATCCAGGCATGGAAAATCAACGAAGTGCTGGACAGCGGTGGTATTGGCGTGGTGGAGCAAAGTAGGCACCGGAACATTAAACCTGGAGAGATTGTTACACGCTTCAGCTGGCCCTGGCAGACCAAGTGTGTGTTGGAAGGCAACTCTCTGACCAAG ctaagtcctgggtggaagaagttgccatgtcagtctgggccagatggaaaagacgggaaaagtgaacgattccatcagaaagaacgtcagtggtaa
- the PTGR2 gene encoding prostaglandin reductase 2 isoform X3, translating to MKVQRMVLASRPGNDGEPVTENFRLEEADVTEELMDGQVLTQTLYISVDPYLRCRMNEDTGTDYIQAWKINEVLDSGGIGVVEQSRHRNIKPGEIVTRFSWPWQTKCVLEGNSLTKLDPSLVDGHLSHFLGAVGLIGLTAFLGVREKGHVIPGGNQTMVVSGAAGACGSLAGQIGRLLGCSRIIGICGTDEKCLVLTSDLGFDVALNYKEEGLADKLRASCPGGVDVYFDNVGGEISDVVISQMTKNSHVILCGQISQYNKDVPYPPPLPPQTEATLKERNITRLKKLLYKELRTRQALLCP from the exons ATGAAGGTTCAGAGGATGGTGCTGGCATCTCGGCCCG GAAATGATGGGGAGCCCGTAACTGAAAACTTCCGCCTGGAGGAAGCAGATGTTACAGAGGAGCTGATGGATGGACAAGTGCTGACCCAAACCTTGTATATTTCTGTGGATCCTTACCTG CGCTGCCGCATGAACGAAGACACTGGTACCGATTATATCCAGGCATGGAAAATCAACGAAGTGCTGGACAGCGGTGGTATTGGCGTGGTGGAGCAAAGTAGGCACCGGAACATTAAACCTGGAGAGATTGTTACACGCTTCAGCTGGCCCTGGCAGACCAAGTGTGTGTTGGAAGGCAACTCTCTGACCAAG CTGGACCCTAGTCTTGTGGACGGGCACCTGTCGCATTTTTTGGGTGCGGTTGGATTAATCGGTTTGACTGCTTTCCTCGGCGTCAGAGAGAAAGGTCATGTAATTCCTGGTGGTAATCAGACAATGGTTGTTAGCGGCGCTGCTGGAGCTTGTGGTTCATTGGCTGGACAG ATCGGACGACTCCTTGGCTGCTCCCGCATCATTGGAATTTGTGGGACGGATGAGAAGTGTTTGGTCCTGACCTCAGATTTGGGTTTTGATGTTGCCCTGAATTACAAGGAAGAGGGTCTTGCAGATAAGTTAAGAGCAAGCTGTCCTGGTGGCGTGGATGTCTATTTTGACAACGTTGGAGGAGAAATCAGCGATGTTGTTATTAGTCAG atgACGAAGAACAGCCATGTTATTTTGTGTGGCCAGATCTCCCAATACAACAAGGATGTTCCTTATCCACCACCTCTACCTCCTCAGACAGAGGCTACCCTGAAAGAGCGCAATATTACAAG